CCAGATCCGTTCTTCCGGAGATCCAGGTTACAGACTCGGTGTGGCAGGGCAAAATCAAAAAAAAGAAGCCGGAGAGGAAAGCCAAAAGCCGGGGATCAACCGGAGAAGGTTTTTGTCGGGACAACAGGGTAAAACCGATTAAGAAGATAAGCAGTGAATTAAAGGCATGACAGATGAGATTAGTCGCATGATACCCGGTGGGGTTAAGAGCCCATAAACGATAATCAATAAAAAAGCTTAAGGTGATCAAAGGGCGGAAGAAACCCTGTGCGGCACCGGGGGTCCAAGGGGCAAAAGGCCCGAATTTTTTCGCTCCCAGGATCAACTCAAAATCATCGGCCAGGAAAAAGGCATTCAGGATGTTTGAGTATGCAAATATTGCCGACAGGCCAAAAATAAAAAGGAGCCCAGTGAAAAGTAAAGCCCTTTGCCGAAATGGATTTTCCGAAAATTTCATTATCGAATCGGATTCGTTGAATAAACCGCCTTCAGGCTCTCTTCAAAGGTATACCTCGACTGCCAGCCTATTTTAAAAATCAAATCCAGATCGCCCACATAATGATCCCGGGATATTTCCCCTTCATTGATTACTCTTATCCGCTTGCTAAATCCGGCTATTTTCAGAAGATGCTCAGCCACTTCTTTGATGGTCCGTCCCCTACCCGAACAGATGTTGTAGATCTTTCCCAGGTCCCCCTGTTCCATCAGCCGGATATAAGCGGAAATGGCATCACGAACATCCAAAAAGTCCCGAACCGAATCCATTCCCCGGACAGGTAAGGTCTGATCTTCAGGAGACAAATTTTTTATGCGCTGGGTCAGATCCCTGGCTACCAGACCATTAGGCAGATAAGGACCCAGGAGATTAAAGGGGCGAGCGATGATCACCTGAACGCCTCGCACCCGGTGAAAATGCAGGGCAATATCCGTCTGAAGCTTTTTGGATAAGCCATAACTTCCGGCCGGAAGACAAGGGGTATCTTCTCGAAGTCGGTCTATTTCAGGGTGGGGACCGTACTCGGAGGCCGACCCGATGATCAACACCTTACTCCTGGGATAAATTCGAGACACCCCTTCCAGTATATTCACTGTGGTAACCACATTAACCCGGACCAGATCCGGGGTATTTTCTCCCCGGATCTGGCCGACCAAGTGATAAATATAATCGGGCTGAACCGCCTTAAGGAGTTCTTCCACCTTCGGTGTATCTCTGAGATCCACCGGCAGGTATCTTGGACCAAACCCGAACAGGGATTGACCCACTCCGACGATGGAGGTCAGACCTTTGTCCTCCAGGGCCGCCAACAGATGGCGTCCGGTGAATCCATTGATTCCGGTAATCAGAATGGAAGCGGTCGTCATTTGGATCCCCCGGGAAGAAATTGATCTAACCGCTCCTGGACCAATTGCTGGGCCATGGTAAAATCTTCGACCCGTCCGATGTCGTACCATTCGCAGGGCTCGCTGTAACAATAAATCCTCTCCCCTTTATTTTTCAGGAGCAGCATCAATTCCGGGATATCAATGTGGTCTTCGGCCTTCAGATATTCCAATACCTTTTTATTGAAGACATTGATTCCCATACTGACCATGTAGGTCTTAATGGGTTTCTCCACATAATCCAACAGGGTGCCCTGTTCGTCGATTTCCAAAACCCCCAGATCGATCTTGACTTGTTTCTCAAAGGAAGCAATGGTCGCCAGGGACTTTTTACTTTTGTGTGCAGAAAACAGGGCCTGGTAATTAAGGGTGGTCAGAATATCCCCGTTCATGACCAGGAAATCATCTTCCTCCGGGTTAAAAAGGGAGATGGCCCCGGCTGTCCCCAGAGGGTGATCTTCCCACTGGTAGTCGATCTTTACCCCCAGCCGGCTGCCATCGCCAAAATAGGCCTGAAGCAGGGTTCCCAGATAACTGACGGCCAGGGTAACATGGTCGATACCGCTATACTGTAACTGACGGATGATCAACTCCAGAATCGGCATTTGGCCCACCGGCATCAACGGTTTCGGTAAGATGGCCGTATAAGGGCTAAGACGGGTTCCCAACCCTCCGGCCAGTATCAACGCTTCCATGGTTAGAGTCTCCTTTTAGAGTTAATCAGACCACATAGGTCCCGACCGAACCCCCTTTGAAATGCTCTTTGAACCAGTCGATGGTCCGGGATAATCCCTGTTCCAGCCCAACCTCCGGCTGCCAGGCCATGATCTCTTTAGCCAGGGTGTTGTTGCAAATCAGGGTGAATACCTCACTGCGTTCAGGGCGCAGCCGCTCGTCCTCCTGTTGAACCTCCAAAGAGAGTTTAAGCAATTTCCCGACGATCTCAACCAATTCCCCGATGGTCACTCCCCGTCCCGATCCGCAGTTGACTGTCTTGCCTAAGGTCTCTGGACTGAGGGCCGAGGCCATAAAGGCCCGAACCGTATCGCTCACGTAAGTCAAGTCTCGAATCGGCAACAGACTCCCCAGACGGATCGAGGTACCGGCCAGGGCCTGGGTAAGGATGGTTGGAATGACCGCCCGAAGGGACTGGCGGGGCCCAAAAGTATTAAAAGGCCGGAGGATAGTTACCGGAAGATCGAAGGAGCGATAATAACTTTCGGCCAGTTTATCCGCGGCGATTTTGGTCGCCGAATAGGGGGATTGCGCCTGTAAAGGGTGCTCTTCATCAATAGGGGTATAGCGGGCCGTCCCATAGACCTCACTGGTCGAGGTCTGGATCAGACGCCGCACCGAATGCCGGCGGCAGGCCTCCAAGACATTCAGACAACCATGGATATTGGTCTCCACGTAGGACATGGGGGCCTGGTACGAATACGGTATGGCAATCAAGGCGGCCAGATTAAAAACATAATCGACCCCGGTTAGCATCTTTTCAACAAAGGAAGGATCCCGGATATCTCCGGCCATAACCGTTAACCGCGGATGGAGATCGCCCTTGTAAGGTTCCAAAAACCCCCAGTAATTATGAGAACTGTAACGGACCAGGGCACTGACCTTGGCCCCGGCCTTGAGAAGGGCCTCGGTCAAATGACTCCCGATGAATCCACCGGCCCCGGTAACCACCACTACTTGATCCTTATAATCCATACTGAAAATTCCCTTCTTTTGCCTCCCACTCAACCCCATTTTATCTAACCTGACGTTTTTCAGACCCTACCTGAGTGGAAGGTGGATAGATGATTTGGTATCCTCTGGTAGACAAAAATTGTCTTTCCTTATTATAAGGCATAGCCCCAAAGACCCAATAAGTGTGCCTTTTATTTTCTTTTCCCAGGTTTTCCGGAAAGACAATCCCATTTTTAGCTAATTCCTTTTTTCGCTCCTGATAAGCCGGGAGTTTCAGGAGATACAAAACAACCGGATGACGCCAGCCTGTTTCCACTTTGGTCTCCTGTGGGTAAGGAAATCGAATCAGAAAATCCGCATCCTTTACATACTGCTCTGATCGCTGGAAACTCTCCCAAGTGATGCCTTTACTCATCCAGCTCAAAGTCAATCCTTGCGGGGTGTTCTGAACAACCATAAATGAAATAATATTATTGAGGATAATCAACCCTGTCAATATATAACTTAGGTTCCCTTTCAACCATCTTGAGATAAAAAGAACAAAGAAAGGGAACACCGGGATGAGATAAGCCGGTTTTTCCGGTCGATAGAGAAAGAGAAGACCAAATATTCCGGCCGTCATAGCCAAAAAGGACCATTCCCAATTCCAGGAAGGAATTTTTTTCCACTGCCACACAATCATCGTCGCTAAAAACAAGGTCCCCGGCAGACCGAAAACCTGCTGCATGAAATAGTAGCCGCTTCTAAAATAATCACGGGGGATAACGACATTTTCTTTTAATAAACCCAGAAATTCCAGATTCAAAAATAGATAGATCGCAGCCATCGCAATGACGGATACAATCAATAAAACAGTGGTACGCATTGCTTCCTTTTTCGGAAATACTTGTTGATTCCATACCAGGCCGATCAGAAAAGGGAAGAGAAAAATGGCCGAAGTAAGCCGGCTCCCTATGGCCAAGATAAAAAAAAGAACGGCCCGATTGGGCTTCACTTGGAGGATAAGCCAATAAGCTATCAAGAGGAAGGTCATGGCCCACAAATTATCCATTGAGGAAGCGGCATTGATAAAGATCACCGGAATAAAGTAGAGGAGCAATACCGGGACTATAGGTTGAGAGATATTGTGGAATCGAGCGATCTTAAAAAAAGTGGTCATCCCCCACAAGGCTATCAAAAGGGTTGACAAATTGGTATAGACCCAAAGCCTTTCCGGAGAAACAACCATGGCCAGAAACCCAAAAGCCAATTCGACCACCGGAAACCCGGGAATCCTATTGGGTGAGTAACCCAATCCTTCACCGATCTT
This sequence is a window from Deltaproteobacteria bacterium. Protein-coding genes within it:
- a CDS encoding NAD-dependent epimerase/dehydratase family protein — protein: MTTASILITGINGFTGRHLLAALEDKGLTSIVGVGQSLFGFGPRYLPVDLRDTPKVEELLKAVQPDYIYHLVGQIRGENTPDLVRVNVVTTVNILEGVSRIYPRSKVLIIGSASEYGPHPEIDRLREDTPCLPAGSYGLSKKLQTDIALHFHRVRGVQVIIARPFNLLGPYLPNGLVARDLTQRIKNLSPEDQTLPVRGMDSVRDFLDVRDAISAYIRLMEQGDLGKIYNICSGRGRTIKEVAEHLLKIAGFSKRIRVINEGEISRDHYVGDLDLIFKIGWQSRYTFEESLKAVYSTNPIR
- a CDS encoding NTP transferase domain-containing protein; translation: MEALILAGGLGTRLSPYTAILPKPLMPVGQMPILELIIRQLQYSGIDHVTLAVSYLGTLLQAYFGDGSRLGVKIDYQWEDHPLGTAGAISLFNPEEDDFLVMNGDILTTLNYQALFSAHKSKKSLATIASFEKQVKIDLGVLEIDEQGTLLDYVEKPIKTYMVSMGINVFNKKVLEYLKAEDHIDIPELMLLLKNKGERIYCYSEPCEWYDIGRVEDFTMAQQLVQERLDQFLPGGSK
- a CDS encoding SDR family NAD(P)-dependent oxidoreductase, with translation MDYKDQVVVVTGAGGFIGSHLTEALLKAGAKVSALVRYSSHNYWGFLEPYKGDLHPRLTVMAGDIRDPSFVEKMLTGVDYVFNLAALIAIPYSYQAPMSYVETNIHGCLNVLEACRRHSVRRLIQTSTSEVYGTARYTPIDEEHPLQAQSPYSATKIAADKLAESYYRSFDLPVTILRPFNTFGPRQSLRAVIPTILTQALAGTSIRLGSLLPIRDLTYVSDTVRAFMASALSPETLGKTVNCGSGRGVTIGELVEIVGKLLKLSLEVQQEDERLRPERSEVFTLICNNTLAKEIMAWQPEVGLEQGLSRTIDWFKEHFKGGSVGTYVV